In a genomic window of Enterobacter asburiae:
- the ribA gene encoding GTP cyclohydrolase II gives MQLKRVAEAKLPTPWGDFLMVGFEELATGQDHVALVYGDISGQTPVLSRVHSECLTGDALFSLRCDCGFQLEAALTHIAEEGRGVLLYHRQEGRNIGLLNKIRAYALQDQGYDTVEANHQLGFAADERDFTLCADMFKLLGVDEVRLLTNNPKKVEILTEAGINIVERVPLIVGRNPKNAHYLDTKAAKMGHLLKE, from the coding sequence ATGCAGCTTAAACGTGTGGCAGAAGCCAAACTGCCAACCCCATGGGGCGATTTCCTGATGGTGGGGTTTGAAGAACTGGCAACCGGACAGGATCATGTCGCGCTGGTCTACGGCGACATTTCAGGGCAGACGCCGGTACTGTCCCGCGTCCATTCGGAGTGTCTGACCGGCGACGCGTTGTTCAGCCTGCGCTGTGATTGCGGTTTCCAGCTCGAAGCAGCCCTTACCCATATCGCCGAAGAAGGCCGCGGCGTGCTGCTCTATCACCGTCAGGAAGGTCGTAACATTGGTCTGCTGAATAAAATCCGCGCTTATGCACTGCAGGACCAGGGTTACGATACGGTGGAAGCCAACCACCAGCTCGGTTTTGCCGCCGATGAACGCGACTTCACGCTGTGCGCCGATATGTTCAAGCTGCTGGGCGTGGACGAGGTTCGCCTGCTAACCAATAACCCGAAAAAAGTTGAGATCCTCACCGAAGCGGGGATCAACATCGTCGAGCGCGTGCCGCTGATTGTCGGCCGCAACCCGAAAAACGCCCACTATCTCGATACCAAAGCGGCCAAAATGGGCCATCTGCTGAAAGAGTGA
- the acnA gene encoding aconitate hydratase AcnA: MSLTLREASKDTLQAENKTWHYYSLPLAARTLGDISRLPKSLKVLLENLLRWQDGDSVTLDDIQALAGWLKNAHADREIAYRPARVLMQDFTGVPAVVDLAAMREAVKRLGGDTAKVNPLSPVDLVIDHSVTVDHFGDDDAFGENVRLEMERNHERYVFLKWGQQAFSRFSVVPPGTGICHQVNLEYLGKAVWSELQDKEWVAYPDTLVGTDSHTTMINGLGVLGWGVGGIEAEAAMLGQPVSMLIPDVVGFKLTGKLSEGITATDLVLTVTQMLRKHGVVGKFVEFYGDGLDSLPLADRATIANMAPEYGATCGFFPIDDVTLEYMRLSGRSEEQVALVEAYTKAQGMWRNPGDEPVFTSTLALDMGSVEASLAGPKRPQDRVALSDVPKAFAASNELEVNVAKKDHRPIDYVLNGHQYQLPDGAVVIAAITSCTNTSNPSVLMAAGLLAKKAVELGLKPQPWVKASLAPGSKVVSDYLAQARLTPYLDELGFNLVGYGCTTCIGNSGPLPEPIETAIRQGDLTVGAVLSGNRNFEGRIHPLVKTNWLASPPLVVAYALAGNMNINLATDPIGHDRKNEPVYLKDIWPSSREIAMAVEKVSTEMFRKEYAEVFEGTPEWKAINVVGSDTYDWQDDSTYIRLSPFFDEMLAEPAPLKDIHGARILAMLGDSVTTDHISPAGSIKADSPAGRYLQSRGVERRDFNSYGSRRGNHEVMMRGTFANIRIRNEMVPGVEGGMTRHLPGTEVVSIYDAAVKYQQEGTPLAVIAGKEYGSGSSRDWAAKGPRLLGVRVVIAESFERIHRSNLIGMGILPLEFPQGVTRKTLCLTGEEQIDISGLQNLQPGKTVPVKLTRADGKTEVLECRCRIDTATELTYYQNDGILHYVIRKMLD; the protein is encoded by the coding sequence ATGTCGTTAACCCTACGCGAAGCCAGTAAGGACACATTACAGGCAGAAAATAAAACCTGGCACTACTATAGCCTGCCGCTGGCTGCCAGAACGCTTGGGGACATTTCGCGTTTACCCAAGTCATTGAAAGTTTTGCTGGAAAACCTATTGCGATGGCAGGACGGTGATTCCGTCACTCTCGACGATATTCAGGCGCTGGCGGGGTGGCTTAAGAATGCCCATGCCGACAGAGAAATTGCCTACCGCCCGGCAAGGGTCCTGATGCAGGACTTCACCGGCGTGCCTGCCGTGGTGGATCTCGCCGCCATGCGTGAGGCGGTTAAACGCCTCGGTGGCGATACGGCTAAAGTGAACCCGCTTTCCCCCGTCGACCTCGTGATTGACCACTCCGTAACCGTTGACCACTTCGGTGATGACGATGCCTTTGGCGAGAATGTGCGTCTTGAGATGGAGCGTAACCACGAGCGTTACGTCTTCCTGAAGTGGGGCCAGCAGGCGTTCAGCCGCTTTAGCGTAGTTCCACCCGGCACCGGTATCTGTCACCAGGTTAACCTTGAATATCTCGGTAAAGCCGTCTGGAGTGAATTGCAGGACAAAGAGTGGGTGGCTTATCCGGACACGCTGGTGGGCACAGATTCCCATACCACTATGATTAACGGCCTCGGCGTGCTGGGCTGGGGTGTCGGCGGTATCGAAGCGGAAGCCGCCATGCTCGGTCAGCCGGTCTCCATGCTCATCCCTGATGTTGTGGGCTTTAAGCTCACCGGGAAGCTCTCTGAAGGCATTACCGCCACCGATCTGGTGCTCACCGTTACCCAGATGCTGCGTAAGCATGGTGTAGTGGGCAAATTTGTTGAATTTTACGGTGACGGGCTGGATTCGCTGCCGCTGGCTGACCGTGCGACCATCGCCAACATGGCGCCAGAATATGGCGCAACCTGCGGCTTTTTCCCCATTGATGACGTCACGCTGGAGTACATGCGCCTGAGCGGTCGCAGCGAAGAGCAGGTGGCGCTGGTGGAGGCGTATACCAAAGCGCAGGGCATGTGGCGTAATCCGGGCGATGAGCCGGTATTTACCAGCACGCTCGCGCTCGACATGGGAAGCGTTGAGGCGAGCCTCGCTGGTCCGAAGCGTCCGCAGGATCGCGTGGCGTTAAGCGACGTGCCAAAAGCGTTTGCCGCCAGCAATGAGCTGGAAGTCAACGTGGCGAAGAAGGACCATCGCCCAATCGACTATGTTCTGAACGGACATCAGTATCAGCTCCCGGACGGCGCGGTTGTCATTGCCGCCATTACCTCCTGCACCAATACCTCGAACCCCAGCGTGTTGATGGCGGCCGGTCTGCTGGCTAAAAAAGCGGTTGAGCTGGGGTTGAAACCCCAGCCGTGGGTCAAGGCCTCGCTGGCACCGGGCTCGAAAGTGGTTTCGGATTACCTGGCACAGGCCAGGCTAACGCCGTATCTTGACGAGCTGGGCTTTAACCTCGTGGGCTACGGCTGTACCACCTGTATAGGTAACTCCGGCCCGCTGCCTGAACCTATTGAAACGGCAATCAGGCAGGGCGATCTGACGGTTGGCGCAGTCCTTTCCGGCAACCGTAACTTTGAAGGGCGTATTCACCCGCTGGTGAAAACCAACTGGCTCGCTTCGCCGCCGCTGGTGGTGGCCTACGCGCTGGCCGGGAACATGAATATTAACCTGGCGACCGATCCCATTGGTCACGACCGTAAGAATGAGCCTGTCTACCTGAAAGATATCTGGCCGTCCTCGCGTGAAATCGCGATGGCCGTTGAAAAGGTTTCTACCGAGATGTTCCGCAAAGAGTATGCGGAAGTGTTTGAAGGTACGCCGGAATGGAAAGCCATCAACGTTGTGGGCTCGGACACCTATGACTGGCAGGACGACTCAACCTATATTCGTCTGTCGCCGTTCTTTGATGAGATGCTGGCCGAGCCTGCACCGCTTAAGGATATCCATGGCGCGCGCATACTGGCGATGCTGGGGGACTCCGTCACCACTGACCACATTTCTCCGGCGGGGAGTATCAAAGCCGACAGCCCGGCAGGCCGTTATCTGCAAAGCCGGGGAGTGGAGCGCCGCGATTTTAACTCTTACGGCTCGCGCCGCGGTAACCATGAAGTGATGATGCGCGGAACGTTTGCCAACATCCGCATTCGTAACGAAATGGTTCCGGGCGTGGAAGGGGGGATGACGCGCCATCTGCCGGGGACTGAAGTCGTGTCGATTTATGACGCAGCCGTCAAATATCAGCAGGAAGGTACGCCGCTGGCGGTTATCGCCGGGAAAGAGTATGGTTCCGGCTCCAGCCGTGACTGGGCGGCGAAAGGTCCACGTCTGCTTGGCGTTCGCGTGGTCATTGCCGAGTCATTTGAACGTATTCACCGCTCGAATCTAATTGGCATGGGGATCCTGCCGCTTGAGTTCCCGCAGGGCGTCACGCGCAAAACGCTGTGCCTGACCGGGGAAGAGCAGATTGATATTAGCGGCCTGCAAAACCTGCAGCCGGGCAAAACGGTGCCGGTGAAATTAACGCGGGCAGACGGGAAAACCGAGGTACTGGAATGCCGCTGTCGTATTGATACCGCAACCGAACTGACCTACTACCAGAACGACGGCATTTTACATTATGTGATCCGTAAGATGCTGGATTGA
- a CDS encoding YmiA family putative membrane protein: MISDIDCMRLAMPSGSEEPQRDPALKRKAWLAVFLVSALFWVMVALLAWKYWG, from the coding sequence ATGATAAGCGATATCGATTGTATGAGGTTAGCAATGCCTTCAGGAAGTGAAGAACCGCAAAGGGATCCTGCGCTCAAGCGTAAAGCCTGGCTGGCGGTCTTTCTCGTTTCCGCCCTGTTCTGGGTGATGGTTGCTCTCCTGGCCTGGAAATATTGGGGTTGA
- the cysB gene encoding HTH-type transcriptional regulator CysB has translation MKLQQLRYIVEVVNHNLNVSSTAEGLYTSQPGISKQVRMLEDELGIQIFARSGKHLTQVTPAGQEIIRIAREVLSKVDAIKSVAGEHTWPDKGSLYIATTHTQARYALPGVIKGFIERYPRVSLHMHQGSPTQIAEAVSKGNADFAIATEALHLYDDLVMLPCYHWNRSIVVTPDHPLAGKGSVTIEELAQYPLVTYTFGFTGRSELDTAFNRAGLTPRIVFTATDADVIKTYVRLGLGVGVIASMAVDPVSDPDLVRLDAHDIFSHSTTKIGFRRSTFLRSYMYDFIQRFAPHLTRDVVDTAVALRSNEDIEEMFKDIKLPEK, from the coding sequence ATGAAATTACAGCAGCTTCGTTATATCGTTGAGGTGGTGAATCACAACCTTAATGTCTCTTCTACCGCCGAGGGGCTCTATACCTCGCAACCGGGCATCAGCAAGCAGGTTCGCATGCTGGAGGACGAATTAGGTATTCAGATTTTCGCCCGCAGCGGTAAGCACCTTACCCAGGTGACGCCAGCAGGGCAGGAAATCATCCGTATTGCGCGGGAAGTCCTCTCCAAAGTCGATGCGATTAAGTCTGTGGCGGGGGAACATACCTGGCCGGATAAAGGCTCGCTGTATATTGCCACGACGCACACCCAGGCGCGCTATGCGTTACCGGGTGTTATTAAGGGCTTTATCGAGCGCTATCCGCGCGTCTCTCTGCATATGCACCAGGGTTCGCCGACGCAAATTGCTGAGGCGGTGTCGAAGGGCAATGCAGATTTTGCCATCGCGACGGAAGCACTCCATTTGTATGACGATCTGGTCATGCTTCCGTGCTATCACTGGAACCGCTCCATTGTGGTGACTCCCGATCACCCGCTGGCGGGCAAAGGGTCGGTGACAATCGAAGAGCTGGCGCAATATCCTTTAGTCACCTACACGTTTGGCTTCACCGGACGTTCTGAGCTTGATACCGCCTTCAACCGGGCCGGGTTAACGCCGCGGATTGTCTTTACCGCAACCGATGCTGACGTGATTAAGACCTATGTACGGCTTGGCCTGGGGGTCGGGGTGATCGCCAGCATGGCGGTCGACCCGGTATCAGACCCCGACCTGGTGCGTCTTGATGCGCATGATATTTTCAGCCATAGCACGACAAAAATTGGCTTCCGTCGTAGTACCTTCCTGCGAAGCTATATGTATGATTTTATTCAGCGCTTTGCCCCGCATTTAACGCGTGACGTGGTGGATACCGCCGTGGCATTACGCTCAAATGAAGATATTGAAGAGATGTTTAAAGATATCAAACTCCCCGAAAAATAA